A section of the Rossellomorea marisflavi genome encodes:
- a CDS encoding thioredoxin family protein produces the protein MRKLASEEEFHELKANGKHVFMFSADWCPDCRIIEPILPEIESEYEEFTFIYVDRDQFIDICIEHDIFGIPSFLAFGDGKELGRFVSKDRKTKEEIENFMNQLG, from the coding sequence ATGCGAAAACTGGCATCAGAAGAAGAATTTCATGAGTTGAAGGCGAACGGGAAGCATGTATTCATGTTCTCTGCAGATTGGTGTCCGGACTGCCGGATCATCGAGCCGATCCTGCCTGAAATCGAGAGCGAGTACGAAGAATTCACGTTCATTTATGTGGACCGCGACCAGTTCATCGATATCTGCATCGAACATGATATCTTTGGTATCCCGAGCTTCCTCGCTTTCGGAGATGGTAAGGAACTGGGACGTTTCGTCAGCAAGGACCGTAAAACCAAAGAAGAGATCGAGAATTTCATGAATCAGCTTGGCTAA
- a CDS encoding PTS transporter subunit IIC codes for MKEWLARKGVKPSARVYFIDALSYMALGLFSSLIIGLIMKTIGEQAGFLPEGLQQFLIEMGGVASSMMGPAIGAAIAYGLGAPPLVLFSAVVTGAAGAALGGPAGAYVAAVLSVEVGKLISKSTKLDIIVTPFTTILTGFAAASFIGPGISTFMTMFGGWISWATEQRPILMGILVAMLMGLALTAPISSAAIALMLDLNGVAAGAATIGCAAQMVGFAVISYRENRFGGLLAQGIGTSMLQVPNIIRNPLILLPPTLAGMILAPIGTTIWVMENNAAGAGMGTSGLVGQIMTFQTMGFSSGVLIQVLVLHIIGPAIISLLISEYMRKLGWIKPDQLTLDIGGK; via the coding sequence ATGAAGGAATGGCTTGCTCGGAAAGGGGTTAAGCCCTCAGCGAGGGTTTATTTTATAGATGCATTGAGCTACATGGCTCTTGGATTATTCAGCTCCCTCATCATCGGCCTGATAATGAAGACGATCGGGGAGCAGGCAGGGTTTCTCCCTGAAGGATTGCAGCAATTTTTGATCGAGATGGGAGGGGTAGCCTCTTCCATGATGGGGCCAGCCATCGGTGCAGCCATCGCCTACGGGCTCGGGGCCCCGCCACTCGTGCTCTTCTCGGCAGTCGTCACGGGGGCAGCCGGTGCGGCACTCGGTGGACCGGCCGGTGCTTATGTGGCGGCGGTCCTGTCTGTGGAAGTCGGTAAGTTGATCAGCAAAAGCACAAAGCTCGATATCATCGTCACTCCGTTCACCACCATTCTGACAGGGTTTGCGGCCGCTTCTTTCATCGGACCGGGTATTTCGACATTCATGACCATGTTCGGCGGATGGATCAGCTGGGCGACAGAGCAGCGGCCGATCCTCATGGGGATCCTTGTGGCCATGCTCATGGGTCTGGCCTTGACGGCACCGATCTCAAGTGCGGCCATCGCCCTCATGCTCGATCTGAACGGAGTGGCTGCAGGTGCAGCAACAATCGGCTGTGCCGCCCAGATGGTCGGGTTCGCTGTCATAAGCTACAGGGAGAACCGCTTTGGAGGTCTGCTCGCTCAAGGGATCGGGACCTCGATGCTGCAGGTGCCGAATATCATACGCAATCCCCTCATCCTCCTGCCTCCGACACTGGCGGGCATGATCCTAGCCCCGATCGGGACGACGATCTGGGTGATGGAGAATAATGCGGCGGGAGCCGGTATGGGGACAAGCGGATTGGTCGGTCAGATCATGACGTTCCAGACCATGGGATTCAGCTCGGGTGTCCTGATCCAGGTCCTCGTATTGCATATCATTGGACCTGCCATCATCAGCCTGTTAATATCTGAATATATGCGTAAACTAGGGTGGATCAAACCCGATCAATTAACGCTGGATATTGGAGGTAAGTAA
- the ytpR gene encoding YtpR family tRNA-binding protein codes for MNVFYNLEGIGDTLIITMDPTFEGTVGHERKGDAARLFNEETHETVGYNLFNASTYLTLEAKGQVEMDDEKLKSINDAIAKNGFEDVLKGDFTPKFVVGYVAEKEKHPNADKLNICKVEIGDETLQIVCGAPNVDQGQKVVVAKVGAVMPSGMVIKDAELRGVPSSGMICSAKELDLPDAPQEKGILVLDDQYEVGQAFKG; via the coding sequence ATGAACGTATTTTATAATCTGGAGGGCATCGGTGATACCCTCATCATCACAATGGACCCGACATTCGAAGGAACCGTCGGTCATGAAAGAAAAGGTGATGCAGCACGCCTGTTCAATGAAGAAACGCATGAAACAGTCGGTTACAATCTGTTCAACGCTTCCACTTACTTAACCCTTGAGGCAAAAGGTCAAGTGGAGATGGATGACGAGAAGCTGAAGAGCATCAACGATGCCATCGCCAAAAACGGCTTTGAAGATGTTCTGAAAGGGGACTTCACCCCTAAGTTCGTCGTCGGGTATGTAGCAGAAAAAGAAAAGCATCCCAATGCAGACAAGCTCAATATCTGCAAGGTGGAAATCGGTGACGAAACGCTTCAAATCGTCTGCGGTGCACCGAATGTCGATCAAGGACAAAAAGTAGTGGTAGCCAAAGTCGGTGCCGTCATGCCGAGCGGAATGGTCATCAAAGACGCAGAGCTGCGCGGCGTGCCTTCATCAGGCATGATCTGCTCTGCCAAAGAACTCGACCTGCCGGATGCTCCACAAGAAAAAGGAATCCTCGTCCTCGACGATCAATACGAAGTAGGACAAGCGTTCAAAGGATAA
- a CDS encoding YtoQ family protein, producing the protein MKLTVYLAGEIHSAWRDDVKNEAEKRGLNIQFSGPMENHDRSDSIGEEILGTQPNAILKDEAASAFNNLRTKILMGKADIVIAYFGEEYKQWNSAMDAGIALAKDKPLILIRPEKLHHPLKEISQRADATVSTIDQALQAISYIFEE; encoded by the coding sequence GTGAAATTAACGGTATATCTGGCAGGGGAGATACATAGTGCCTGGAGGGATGATGTCAAAAACGAAGCGGAGAAAAGGGGACTGAACATCCAGTTCTCAGGACCTATGGAAAACCATGACCGATCTGATTCCATCGGGGAAGAAATCCTCGGCACCCAGCCGAACGCCATCTTGAAAGATGAAGCGGCTTCGGCTTTCAATAACTTACGCACCAAGATCCTGATGGGAAAGGCAGACATCGTCATCGCTTACTTCGGAGAAGAGTACAAACAGTGGAATTCAGCCATGGATGCCGGCATTGCCCTCGCGAAGGACAAGCCATTGATCCTGATCCGTCCGGAAAAGCTTCACCATCCGCTGAAAGAAATTTCCCAGCGGGCAGATGCGACGGTCTCGACCATTGATCAGGCACTTCAAGCCATTTCCTATATTTTTGAAGAATAA
- a CDS encoding peptide MFS transporter codes for MSSTNKQKIVESVPQTGFFGHPKGLFTLFFTEFWERFSYYGMKAILVYYMYYEVSKGGLGIEEGTALAIVSIYGSLVYMSGVIGGWLADRVFGTSKAVFYGGIFIMFGHIALAFPGNFSMFIVSMVLIVIGTGLLKPNVSTVVGEMYSQEDTRRDSAFSIFYMGINLGGFLSPLVVGSLQKNYGFHWGFAAAAIGMFLGLVVFMVSKRSTLGLAGTYVPNPLTAAEKKKYGWMSAVVVIVLAIILGWTIPAGIFTLNVFINIVGIFGVVVPLAYFLIMYYSPKTSTQERSQVIAYIPLFIAAVMFWSIQEQGATILATYADKKTQLDLFGFEISPAWFQSLNPLFILLLAPVFAWLWVKLGNRQPIIPRKFSWGLIFAGLSFLVILIPGYFTPDGGLVNPIWLVLSYFIVVIGELLLSPVGLSATTKLAPQAFSAQTMSLWFLAPAAAQALNAQLVRFYSPATENVYFGTIGGVSIVLGLILFLIGPKIQTYMKGIK; via the coding sequence ATGTCATCAACGAATAAACAGAAAATTGTGGAAAGTGTACCTCAGACCGGGTTCTTCGGTCACCCTAAAGGGTTGTTCACATTATTCTTCACAGAGTTCTGGGAGCGTTTTTCATACTATGGTATGAAAGCCATCCTTGTATATTATATGTACTACGAGGTATCAAAAGGCGGGCTGGGCATCGAGGAAGGTACTGCTCTAGCCATCGTTTCCATCTACGGTTCCCTGGTTTATATGTCAGGGGTCATCGGAGGTTGGCTCGCCGACCGGGTATTCGGAACATCGAAGGCCGTCTTCTACGGCGGGATCTTCATCATGTTCGGTCATATCGCCCTTGCATTCCCGGGGAACTTCTCCATGTTCATCGTTTCCATGGTACTGATTGTCATCGGTACTGGGTTACTTAAACCGAACGTCTCAACCGTCGTCGGTGAAATGTACAGTCAGGAAGATACACGCCGAGACTCGGCTTTCAGTATCTTCTACATGGGGATCAACCTTGGTGGATTCCTTTCACCACTCGTTGTAGGTAGTCTTCAAAAGAACTACGGCTTCCACTGGGGATTTGCGGCAGCAGCCATCGGGATGTTCCTCGGACTTGTCGTGTTCATGGTAAGCAAACGTTCTACATTGGGACTTGCCGGTACGTATGTGCCAAACCCGCTGACAGCAGCCGAGAAAAAGAAATATGGCTGGATGTCGGCAGTGGTCGTGATCGTCCTTGCCATCATCCTTGGGTGGACCATTCCAGCCGGAATCTTCACGCTGAATGTATTCATCAATATTGTCGGAATCTTCGGTGTGGTAGTACCTCTTGCGTACTTCTTGATCATGTACTACAGCCCTAAAACATCGACACAGGAACGCTCTCAGGTTATCGCCTATATCCCGCTCTTCATTGCTGCGGTCATGTTCTGGTCCATCCAGGAACAAGGTGCAACCATCCTTGCGACCTATGCTGATAAAAAGACACAGCTCGATCTTTTCGGATTTGAAATCTCACCTGCGTGGTTCCAATCCCTTAACCCATTGTTCATCCTTCTCCTTGCACCGGTATTTGCATGGTTATGGGTGAAGCTTGGTAACCGCCAGCCGATCATCCCGCGTAAATTCTCATGGGGTCTGATCTTTGCAGGTCTTTCATTCCTGGTCATCCTCATCCCGGGTTACTTTACTCCTGATGGCGGACTAGTGAATCCGATCTGGCTCGTACTAAGCTATTTCATCGTTGTCATCGGGGAACTGCTCCTTTCGCCTGTCGGCCTTTCTGCGACGACGAAGCTTGCTCCTCAAGCCTTCTCTGCACAAACCATGAGCCTTTGGTTCCTTGCACCTGCTGCGGCACAGGCGTTGAATGCACAGCTCGTCAGATTCTACTCGCCGGCAACAGAAAATGTGTATTTCGGTACCATCGGTGGTGTGTCCATCGTATTAGGCCTCATCCTCTTCCTGATCGGTCCTAAGATCCAGACCTACATGAAGGGAATTAAATAA
- a CDS encoding DUF1444 domain-containing protein, with the protein MDTKKLKKQLQERLQSPDRLITYDREKETLRIERKDTKKGMTVALPPIVSKWKENNKTIIDEVVYYVEEALNAMGEEKANKHEQNIFPVIRSTSFATESPDDIPLVTDEHTAETRIYYALDSGSTYRLIDERMMKSEGWTREQLKEIALFNVRRLPTAMKKDEVAGNTFYFLNQNDGYDASRILNESFLREMKETVSGEMTVSVPHQDVLIIGDMRNETGYDVLAQMTMSFFTNGNVPITALSFVYDEGELEPIFILAKNRKKERE; encoded by the coding sequence ATGGATACAAAAAAATTAAAAAAACAACTTCAGGAACGGCTGCAGTCACCTGACCGCCTGATTACATATGACCGTGAAAAAGAAACACTCCGCATCGAGCGGAAAGACACAAAGAAGGGGATGACGGTTGCACTTCCCCCCATTGTTTCCAAGTGGAAGGAAAACAACAAGACGATCATCGATGAAGTGGTCTACTATGTAGAGGAAGCATTGAATGCCATGGGCGAAGAAAAGGCAAACAAACATGAACAAAACATCTTCCCTGTCATCCGGTCCACTTCTTTTGCAACGGAATCACCTGATGACATCCCGCTCGTTACCGATGAACATACAGCCGAGACAAGGATCTATTACGCACTCGATTCTGGAAGTACCTATCGCTTGATCGACGAACGGATGATGAAATCGGAAGGGTGGACACGTGAACAGCTTAAGGAAATCGCCCTCTTCAATGTGAGACGTCTTCCGACTGCCATGAAAAAGGATGAAGTGGCCGGAAATACATTCTATTTCCTCAATCAAAATGATGGTTACGACGCGAGCCGGATCCTGAACGAATCCTTTTTGCGTGAAATGAAGGAAACTGTCTCAGGGGAGATGACGGTATCTGTTCCCCACCAGGATGTGTTGATCATCGGGGATATGCGCAATGAAACCGGCTATGACGTCCTTGCCCAAATGACCATGAGCTTCTTCACCAACGGGAATGTTCCCATCACGGCACTATCCTTCGTGTACGATGAAGGTGAGCTAGAGCCGATTTTCATCCTGGCTAAAAATCGTAAAAAAGAAAGGGAGTAG